The Hymenobacter sp. DG01 genome has a segment encoding these proteins:
- a CDS encoding DUF5074 domain-containing protein encodes MTRFFPFAPATSRLLWGSFLALGLVSCGSDDDPEAVTIPNNSVLVLNEGNFQKANAEVSVLSKTSSSVLYSSAFSAANKRSLGDVAQSMSLQGSTAYIVVNNSNKLEVVSLPNFKSVATIEGLKLPRYFAAVSGTKGYVTETVSYSATAGQVSVIDLRSNSVVKTIAVGKQPERLLAIGNRLYVTNSGGSTVTIINTDTDEAIGNILVGDAPNSLVQGSDGNIWVLSGGRVAYNADFSVDYTRTTKGSLSKIVPGQAGVTTLEMPTNTSSPGRLTTNGAKNELYYTYQGGVYMYTIGNTTLPTQPLIRRNLYALAVDPTDRTIYGGVASFTSTDKVIRYRPTGAPIDSFTVNIGPNGFVFN; translated from the coding sequence ATGACCCGATTTTTTCCCTTCGCCCCTGCTACTTCCCGCCTGCTGTGGGGCTCCTTCTTGGCCCTGGGCCTGGTCTCCTGCGGCTCCGACGATGACCCTGAGGCCGTTACCATCCCCAACAACAGCGTACTGGTGCTGAATGAGGGCAACTTCCAGAAAGCCAACGCCGAGGTCAGCGTGCTGAGCAAAACTTCTAGCTCGGTGCTGTACTCGTCGGCGTTCAGTGCGGCCAATAAGCGCAGCCTCGGCGACGTAGCCCAGAGCATGAGCCTGCAGGGCTCCACGGCGTACATCGTGGTCAATAACAGCAACAAGCTGGAGGTAGTATCGCTGCCCAACTTCAAATCGGTGGCTACTATTGAGGGCCTGAAGCTCCCGCGCTACTTCGCGGCGGTTTCCGGCACCAAGGGCTACGTCACGGAAACCGTGTCGTACTCGGCTACGGCCGGGCAGGTTTCCGTGATTGATCTGCGCTCCAACTCAGTAGTGAAAACCATTGCCGTGGGCAAGCAGCCGGAGCGCCTCCTGGCCATAGGCAACCGCCTGTACGTAACCAACAGCGGCGGCAGCACCGTCACCATCATCAATACCGACACCGACGAGGCCATAGGCAACATACTGGTTGGGGATGCGCCTAACAGCCTTGTGCAGGGCAGCGACGGCAACATCTGGGTGCTGAGCGGGGGCCGGGTAGCCTATAACGCCGACTTTTCGGTGGACTATACCCGCACGACCAAGGGTAGCCTCTCGAAGATTGTGCCGGGCCAGGCCGGGGTTACTACCCTCGAAATGCCCACCAACACCAGCTCGCCGGGCCGCCTGACCACCAACGGCGCCAAAAACGAGCTGTACTATACTTACCAGGGCGGCGTGTATATGTACACCATCGGCAACACTACGCTTCCGACCCAGCCCCTGATTCGGCGCAACCTGTATGCCCTGGCCGTGGACCCCACGGACCGCACCATCTACGGTGGGGTAGCGTCCTTCACCAGCACCGACAAGGTAATTCGCTACCGGCCCACCGGCGCCCCCATCGATTCCTTCACGGTCAACATCGGCCCCAACGGCTTCGTGTTCAACTAA
- a CDS encoding TonB-dependent receptor, whose translation MRFSLFPPCGWVAAALGSGLLVAASLPAAAQSALLAPDSARAQHLPTVRVAGTRPDRFAVGSRRLTLDSLALDTYRSGTLADVLTARTALYLKNYGPGQLASITMRGTSARHTAVLWNGFNISLPSLGETDFSLLTTTGATQVDIQPGPASATYGNGAVGGTILLSSGVRWGAGARAVAQADYGSFGLRAGNLEASFSNHKLAVRTSLLYRQAQNDFTYYEQTAAGRTRRRQANAALQQASLSQDLSLRLGQQGELTAAVWLTDADRQIQPGIGTNNTQARERDQSRRLMAGYRHVSFRHEWAARVAWFEDIINYRDEVSGLSESGVRTTQAQAEHTWSFAPNASLRVGAEAQHFAAQVDGYGAGRHTENRFSGFALLRYDPRPRLHLSLNVRQALLPGRQPPLTPTAGAEWEALRALRHTVSLKASASRSYRVPTLNERYWRPGGNPDLLPEEGLGYEGGVVHVLTLAPTHLQLQTELTTYHQLVDNWVQWTPGATYWSPRNLRQVRAHGVEASTQLGWKPGAYYFTARASYAFTQSEKTKGTAADTDPAGRQLPFVPLHTAALSTDHRWRDWQLSTTLTFTGQRYTDASATRFLPSYPLLNATLGRTVAVGTDWKLLVLAQGYNLTNHSYQSYDNRATPLRYGTLSLRVLWH comes from the coding sequence ATGCGTTTTTCTCTTTTCCCGCCGTGTGGCTGGGTGGCGGCTGCGCTTGGCAGCGGGCTGCTGGTCGCCGCGAGCTTGCCGGCTGCGGCTCAATCGGCCCTGCTGGCTCCCGACTCGGCCCGCGCCCAGCACCTGCCTACCGTGCGCGTGGCCGGCACCCGCCCCGACCGGTTTGCGGTGGGCAGCCGGCGGCTCACGCTGGATTCTCTGGCCCTGGACACCTACCGCTCCGGTACGCTGGCCGATGTGCTGACGGCTCGCACAGCCCTCTACCTGAAAAACTACGGACCCGGTCAGCTGGCGTCCATTACCATGCGCGGTACCTCGGCCCGGCACACGGCCGTGCTCTGGAACGGCTTCAACATTAGCCTCCCTTCCCTGGGCGAAACCGACTTTTCGCTGCTAACAACCACTGGCGCGACCCAGGTGGACATTCAGCCGGGGCCGGCCAGTGCTACCTACGGCAACGGCGCCGTAGGCGGAACGATCCTGCTCTCGTCGGGGGTGAGGTGGGGAGCGGGCGCGCGGGCGGTAGCCCAGGCCGATTACGGCAGCTTCGGGCTGCGGGCTGGTAACCTGGAGGCCAGTTTCAGCAATCACAAGCTGGCCGTGCGTACCAGCCTGCTGTACCGGCAGGCCCAGAACGATTTCACGTACTACGAGCAGACTGCGGCGGGGCGTACCCGCCGCCGCCAGGCCAATGCGGCCCTGCAGCAGGCCAGCCTTAGCCAGGACCTGAGCTTGCGCCTGGGCCAGCAGGGCGAACTAACGGCAGCCGTTTGGCTAACCGACGCCGACCGGCAGATTCAGCCCGGCATCGGCACGAACAACACCCAGGCCCGGGAGCGGGACCAGAGCCGCCGCCTGATGGCCGGCTACCGCCACGTAAGCTTCCGCCACGAGTGGGCCGCCCGGGTGGCTTGGTTTGAAGACATCATCAACTACCGCGACGAGGTGAGTGGGCTGAGTGAATCCGGGGTGCGCACTACGCAGGCGCAGGCCGAGCATACGTGGAGCTTCGCGCCCAACGCTTCACTGCGGGTTGGAGCCGAGGCTCAGCACTTCGCGGCGCAGGTAGATGGCTACGGCGCCGGCCGGCACACCGAGAACCGTTTCTCGGGCTTTGCCCTGCTCCGCTACGACCCGCGCCCCCGCCTGCACCTGTCCCTGAACGTGCGCCAGGCCCTGCTGCCCGGCCGGCAGCCCCCGCTTACCCCCACTGCCGGCGCCGAATGGGAGGCTCTGCGGGCCCTTCGGCACACGGTAAGCCTGAAGGCCAGCGCCTCGCGCAGCTACCGGGTTCCTACCCTCAACGAGCGGTACTGGCGCCCCGGCGGTAACCCCGATCTGCTGCCCGAAGAAGGCTTGGGCTATGAGGGCGGGGTAGTACACGTTCTGACTCTGGCCCCCACTCATCTGCAGCTACAAACGGAGCTGACGACCTACCACCAACTGGTAGATAACTGGGTGCAATGGACGCCGGGGGCTACCTACTGGTCGCCGCGCAACCTGCGGCAGGTGCGCGCCCACGGGGTGGAGGCCAGTACCCAGCTGGGCTGGAAGCCAGGAGCCTACTACTTCACGGCCCGGGCTTCTTACGCCTTTACCCAATCAGAAAAGACCAAAGGCACGGCTGCCGACACCGACCCGGCCGGGCGGCAGTTGCCCTTTGTCCCCCTGCATACAGCCGCCCTGAGCACCGACCACCGCTGGCGCGACTGGCAGCTAAGCACCACCCTCACCTTCACGGGGCAGCGCTACACCGATGCCTCGGCCACCCGGTTTTTGCCCTCTTACCCACTGCTGAACGCTACCCTGGGGCGCACAGTGGCTGTGGGTACCGACTGGAAGCTGCTGGTACTGGCCCAGGGTTACAACCTCACCAACCATAGCTACCAAAGCTACGACAACCGCGCCACGCCCCTGCGCTACGGCACCCTGAGTTTGCGGGTGCTGTGGCACTAG
- a CDS encoding DNA-3-methyladenine glycosylase — translation MKLPAAFYRRPDPVAIARELLGKYLFTRINGVLTGGRIVETEAYAHLNDQACHSHLGRYTARTKVMYEPGGVAYTYLIYGRYVLFNIITNEAGKADAVLIRGLEPTEGIPEMLLRRDMTQVRRNLTGGPGLLTQALGITKAHYGFDVTGDTIWLEDQGEVVPEAEILASPRVGIDYAGEDAALPWRFRIKSSPWTSPAK, via the coding sequence ATGAAACTTCCCGCCGCCTTTTACCGCCGCCCCGATCCTGTTGCCATTGCCCGCGAGCTGCTGGGCAAATACCTGTTCACCCGCATCAACGGCGTGCTTACCGGCGGCCGCATCGTGGAAACCGAGGCCTACGCCCACCTCAACGACCAGGCCTGCCACTCGCACCTGGGCCGCTATACGGCGCGCACCAAGGTAATGTACGAGCCCGGCGGCGTGGCCTACACCTACCTGATTTATGGCCGCTACGTGCTGTTCAACATTATCACCAACGAGGCCGGCAAAGCCGACGCGGTCCTGATCCGGGGCCTGGAGCCTACCGAAGGAATTCCGGAAATGCTCCTGCGCCGGGATATGACCCAGGTGCGCCGCAACCTCACCGGCGGCCCCGGCCTGCTTACCCAGGCCTTGGGCATTACCAAGGCCCATTATGGCTTCGATGTAACCGGAGACACCATCTGGCTGGAAGACCAGGGAGAGGTAGTGCCCGAAGCCGAAATCCTCGCCTCACCGCGCGTTGGCATTGACTACGCCGGCGAAGACGCCGCGCTGCCCTGGCGCTTCCGCATCAAAAGCAGCCCCTGGACCAGCCCGGCGAAGTGA
- a CDS encoding class I SAM-dependent methyltransferase: MEYPLPAAARQYVADHLHDDPAQLALQARRYPGLPVPDLVRQIQARQKARTKLPAWADNPDLVFPPTLSVEQASSARTAAFKASLVQGQRLADLTGGFGVDSAHFAATVAEVHYVERNAALTEVVRFNLAQLGIGNVVCHNEDAVHFLRNTPDTFDWLYLDPARRDTAAKKIFRLQDCEPDVLRLMPLLLQKGRSVLLKTSPMLDIEQAIQELRHVRRLWVVAVDNECKEVLYELGPEPAIDPERFTVNLLRSGQQQEFRLNRAREARAVARYAEPRQFLYEPNVAVLKAGAFRSVGTAFEMLKLHQHSHLYTSDTLRPEFPGRIFRIRAVEKYDGQALRTHLGPEARAHVTTRNFPDTVAEFRHRTGIREGGDLYLFATTNLEGKLMVLVCEKL; encoded by the coding sequence ATGGAATACCCCCTGCCGGCAGCGGCTCGGCAATACGTTGCCGACCACCTGCACGACGACCCCGCTCAGCTTGCCCTGCAGGCCCGCCGCTACCCCGGCCTGCCCGTTCCCGACCTGGTGCGCCAGATTCAGGCGCGCCAGAAGGCCCGCACCAAGCTCCCTGCCTGGGCCGATAACCCCGACTTGGTGTTTCCGCCTACCCTCTCGGTAGAGCAGGCTTCCTCGGCCCGTACGGCGGCTTTCAAGGCTTCCCTGGTGCAGGGCCAGCGCCTGGCCGACCTCACCGGCGGCTTCGGGGTTGACTCGGCTCACTTCGCGGCTACGGTGGCGGAGGTGCACTATGTGGAACGCAACGCAGCCCTGACGGAAGTGGTGCGCTTTAACCTGGCCCAGCTGGGCATCGGGAATGTGGTGTGCCACAACGAGGACGCGGTACACTTTCTGCGCAACACCCCCGACACCTTCGACTGGCTCTACCTCGACCCGGCCCGGCGCGATACGGCCGCCAAGAAGATTTTCCGACTGCAGGACTGTGAGCCCGACGTACTACGCCTGATGCCGTTGCTGCTGCAGAAGGGCCGGAGCGTGCTGTTGAAAACCTCGCCCATGCTCGATATTGAGCAGGCTATTCAGGAGCTGCGGCATGTGCGGCGGCTGTGGGTAGTGGCCGTGGATAATGAGTGCAAGGAGGTACTCTATGAGTTGGGACCCGAGCCGGCCATCGACCCGGAGCGGTTTACGGTGAATTTGCTCCGTAGCGGCCAGCAGCAGGAGTTCCGGCTGAACCGCGCCCGCGAGGCCCGTGCCGTTGCCCGCTACGCTGAGCCCCGGCAGTTTCTCTACGAGCCCAACGTGGCCGTGCTGAAAGCCGGCGCCTTCCGCAGCGTAGGCACGGCCTTCGAGATGCTGAAGTTGCACCAGCACAGCCACCTCTACACCTCCGATACGCTGCGACCGGAGTTTCCGGGCCGTATTTTCCGCATCCGGGCCGTGGAGAAATACGATGGTCAGGCCCTGCGCACTCACTTAGGCCCCGAAGCCCGCGCCCACGTCACGACCCGCAACTTTCCCGACACGGTAGCCGAGTTCCGCCACCGTACCGGCATCCGCGAGGGCGGCGACCTGTACCTGTTTGCCACCACCAATCTGGAAGGCAAGCTGATGGTACTGGTGTGTGAGAAGCTGTGA
- a CDS encoding DUF4397 domain-containing protein, whose translation MKTLTSFLRPAVLLAALPAALTFTACSDDDDNTNTPKPDQGRVMVVHAAAATNVRVKAFIKNNEVGQLDYGQASPYVATNVDTTTVSVNVASTNIKAARTVVKVEKDQSYSVFAYSPTATIGSISLLTTADDLTAPAANQAKVRLVHLAVGAPTPVRLSVPSPIPGGAVTDLTPDVAFGAASGFVAVNAGSPTLTITSTATPRTQVLAVGDGSGSGTGAKAFEAGKIYTIVVRGIVGAGVPANQQAQAVIIQNN comes from the coding sequence ATGAAAACCCTGACATCCTTTTTGCGCCCCGCCGTTTTGCTGGCCGCTTTGCCGGCCGCGCTAACCTTCACGGCCTGTTCCGATGATGACGACAACACCAATACCCCTAAGCCCGACCAGGGCAGAGTAATGGTAGTGCATGCCGCCGCCGCGACCAACGTGCGGGTAAAAGCCTTTATTAAAAATAATGAGGTAGGGCAGCTCGACTACGGCCAGGCCAGCCCGTACGTGGCAACCAATGTCGATACCACCACAGTGAGTGTTAACGTAGCCAGCACGAATATAAAGGCCGCCAGAACTGTGGTAAAAGTCGAAAAAGACCAGAGCTACTCAGTGTTTGCCTATTCGCCCACAGCTACCATCGGCAGCATTTCCCTTCTCACTACCGCCGATGATTTGACCGCCCCGGCAGCTAATCAAGCCAAAGTGCGGCTAGTGCATCTGGCCGTGGGGGCACCCACACCGGTTCGGCTGAGCGTACCTTCTCCCATTCCGGGCGGGGCCGTCACTGACCTTACTCCCGACGTAGCCTTCGGGGCGGCCTCCGGCTTTGTGGCCGTAAATGCCGGCTCGCCTACTCTTACCATCACCTCCACCGCTACTCCCCGTACCCAGGTGCTGGCCGTAGGCGACGGTTCAGGTTCGGGTACTGGCGCCAAGGCCTTCGAGGCCGGCAAGATCTACACCATCGTAGTGCGCGGTATTGTCGGGGCCGGGGTTCCGGCAAACCAGCAAGCACAAGCGGTTATTATTCAGAACAATTAG
- the ahcY gene encoding adenosylhomocysteinase yields MVDTKTTAYVPYKVKDMSLAEWGRKEIRLAEAEMPGLMALREEYGSSQPLKGARIAGCLHMTIQTAVLIETLIALGADVTWSSCNIFSTQDHAAAAIAAAGIPVYAWKGMNEEEFNWCIEQTLFFGEKREPLNMILDDGGDLTNMVLNQYPELAAGIKGISEETTTGVLRLIERVKNGTLPMPAFNINDSVTKSKFDNKYGCKESAVDAIRRATDVMMAGKIAVVAGYGDVGKGTAASLRGAGARVIVTEIDPICALQAAMDGYAVKKMANAIKEADIVVTATGNCDIITEEHFRALKDKAIVCNIGHFDDEIDMAWLNKNYGHTKDTVKPQVDLYNIEGKEVIILAEGRLVNLGCATGHPSFVMSNSFTNQTLAQLELWQNADKYENKVYTLPKHLDEKVARLHLAKIGVELDELKPKQADYINVPVEGPFKSDLYRY; encoded by the coding sequence ATGGTTGATACCAAGACCACGGCCTACGTTCCGTACAAAGTAAAAGACATGTCTCTGGCCGAGTGGGGCCGGAAAGAAATACGTCTGGCCGAAGCCGAAATGCCCGGCCTGATGGCCCTGCGCGAGGAGTATGGCAGCAGCCAGCCCCTGAAGGGCGCCCGTATTGCCGGCTGCCTGCACATGACCATCCAGACGGCTGTGCTCATTGAAACGCTGATTGCGCTGGGCGCCGACGTAACCTGGTCCTCGTGCAACATCTTCTCAACCCAGGACCATGCTGCTGCTGCTATTGCTGCAGCTGGTATTCCGGTGTATGCCTGGAAAGGCATGAACGAAGAGGAGTTTAACTGGTGCATTGAGCAGACGCTGTTCTTCGGCGAAAAGCGCGAGCCCCTGAACATGATCCTCGATGACGGTGGCGACCTGACCAACATGGTGCTGAACCAGTACCCCGAGCTGGCCGCCGGCATCAAAGGCATTTCGGAGGAAACCACCACCGGCGTGCTGCGCCTGATTGAGCGCGTGAAAAACGGCACGCTGCCCATGCCCGCCTTCAACATCAACGACTCGGTTACTAAATCGAAGTTCGACAACAAATACGGCTGCAAAGAGTCGGCGGTGGATGCTATCCGCCGGGCTACCGACGTGATGATGGCTGGCAAAATTGCTGTGGTAGCCGGTTACGGCGACGTAGGAAAAGGTACCGCCGCTTCACTGCGTGGTGCTGGTGCCCGCGTTATCGTGACGGAAATTGACCCCATCTGCGCCCTGCAGGCCGCCATGGACGGCTACGCAGTGAAGAAGATGGCCAATGCCATCAAGGAAGCTGACATTGTGGTAACTGCCACCGGCAACTGCGACATCATCACGGAAGAGCACTTCCGCGCCCTTAAGGACAAAGCCATCGTCTGCAACATCGGCCACTTCGACGATGAAATTGACATGGCCTGGCTGAACAAAAACTACGGCCACACCAAAGACACGGTAAAGCCCCAGGTGGACCTGTACAACATCGAAGGCAAAGAGGTAATTATTCTGGCCGAAGGCCGCCTCGTGAACCTAGGCTGCGCTACCGGGCACCCTTCCTTCGTGATGTCGAACTCGTTCACGAACCAGACGCTGGCTCAGCTGGAGCTGTGGCAGAACGCCGATAAGTACGAGAATAAAGTGTATACCCTGCCCAAGCACCTCGATGAGAAGGTGGCCCGCCTGCACCTCGCCAAAATTGGCGTGGAGCTGGATGAGCTGAAGCCCAAGCAGGCCGACTACATTAACGTACCGGTGGAAGGCCCCTTCAAGTCGGACCTGTACCGCTACTAG